The Pseudanabaena sp. PCC 6802 genomic interval TTCGGCATTGGCGCGATCGCTCTTAGCAGCAGCGGGTATAGATCCCGCCACCAAAACCGATGCAATTGCACTTACCGATTGGCAAGCTCTGTTTGCCGCTTGGCAAAATTGGTTGCAGTGTCTGGAGTCCCGCAAATTTACGCCAGCACTAACAGATAGGGGCTATACGGTAATTGGGGGATCTAGTAGGGAGAGTGCGAATATTTTTGGATATCCAATTAACGATCTATTGCGCGGATATTATTGCGATCGCCTTCAGGAGCAGGAATTTAAACAACTGTGGCAGCAAATCGATCGGGTAATTCAGTCGCAGATTGCGAAGTTACAGCATAAGTCGGGTGATTTCCACCAACGGCTGGAACAATCAGAGCAGGCAGATACGCTCAAACATCAAGCGGATTTGTTAATGGCACATTTGCAGGACTGGCAACCTGGGATGTCTGCGATCGAGGTGTGGGATTTTGTCACAAATTCAACTGTAGAGATAGCTCTCGATCCATTGCAAACTGCCGTGCAAAATGCCCAGAATTTCTACAGGCGACATCAGAAACAGAAACGGGCGAAAGAAGCGATCGCGCCGCTACTGACAGCAGTTCAACAGGAAATCGCATACTTGCAGCAAGTTGGAACTCTGGCGACACAGTTAGAAACAAGCGATTTGAAATCTTTACAGGAAATTCAGCAGGAGTTAGCGTCACAAGGATATCTCAAGCTAGCCAATCATCGCAGCGACGATCGCTCCAGAGGGAAAAGCAAGCGTGAGGAACCGCTCAATTGTCACCGCTTTCGTAGTCCCAGTGGATTTGAGATTTGGGTGGGACGCAATAACTATCAAAATGAGATAATGACTTTCCGAATCGCAGGCGACTACGATCTGTGGTTTCACACCCAGGAAATTCCAGGCAGTCACGTACTATTGCGCCTGGAACCTGGCGCAGTTCCTGACGATCTCGATCTGCAAGCTGCGGCTAATTTAGCCGCCTATTACAGTCAAGCGAGACAGAGCGATCGCGTACCTGTAATATTTACCGAACCCAAATACGTGTTTAAGCCTAAGGGAGCAAAACCCGGCATGGTAGTTTACAAACAGGAGCGCGTAATTTGGGGACAGCCATCTCGATGTTAGACCGCTGAGTTATTGGTGGGGAGCGTATTCTAATAATTCGCGAACCCGATCCAATAATTTTCTGGGACGTTGCTCAACAGTAGTCGTCATGTTAGGCTGAAATTATCTATCTAGATCGCCTATACGGGATGTTACCCAGAAAAAATCTGTCTAACACACCCAAATGGGCGATTAGGTCGAAATGTTCTGGCTAATCATCTTAATTAGGTGTTTAGGTAGAAAAAATCAGTCTAAAATATAGTTATACGTACCGATATCGCCGATTGAGTCCGTTGAGATTGTCTGAGTGCGATCGCAAACAAGCAAACAAGACGTATCGGTTACGTTTGCAAGTCCCAACAGGGGATCGGCGATCGCATAGATAAGCAGTTCGAGATTAGGCAAGCATAACGGGTCTGTTTTCTGCTCAAGTTCGGACAGTGGATCGGGGCGATCGCAAGAGATAAATAATTGTGAAGCGATCGGTGTATAACACATCATTGGAGCGGAAAATATTGAGATATTGCGGTTTTGAGTTGGGGGCGATCGCTTACCGCTCAATTTAGCCGTTAGCCCTCACACCCCAATTGCTGGCGACTACTGGTTGCTGTATTACAAGGAGTAAGTAAGTAAAATGACGGATGAGCAGAAGAAAGCAGAATTACTCAATGCGGGGGAGGCAGCGGCTTTTGCCTCAGAACTCGCTAATGCAAATATCAGAAAATACCTTGAGTTACACGGAGGTAGCGGCGCAAAGTTTGTAATGCAAACTGCGGACGGTCAAGCAAAATTTGTAATGAAAATTGCAGACGATACAATTGCAGAGGCATCTGAAATTGTCAGGAAAAGTGCAGAACTTGCCGCACGAAATCTTCAAGAGTTCATTGCCAGAGAAAAAGGAGAGATCTGATGCAAACGCTCTCTCCAGAAATAA includes:
- a CDS encoding NFACT family protein; translation: MQQVDLTTLVAVCHELAICCLPAKLEQVHQSDRYTLYLCLRTLQAKQWLLISWHPQAARLHLSDPPPNAPDTFTFSQQIWHQVAGLALVGLQLVSTWERVVDLQFACRPGDEVLWHLYVEIMGKYSNAILVNASGAIVTAAHQVSYKQSSVRPIQTGDRYELPPALLETIPTLTETFATWYDRLTLIPQEISRSLLTNYRGLSSALARSLLAAAGIDPATKTDAIALTDWQALFAAWQNWLQCLESRKFTPALTDRGYTVIGGSSRESANIFGYPINDLLRGYYCDRLQEQEFKQLWQQIDRVIQSQIAKLQHKSGDFHQRLEQSEQADTLKHQADLLMAHLQDWQPGMSAIEVWDFVTNSTVEIALDPLQTAVQNAQNFYRRHQKQKRAKEAIAPLLTAVQQEIAYLQQVGTLATQLETSDLKSLQEIQQELASQGYLKLANHRSDDRSRGKSKREEPLNCHRFRSPSGFEIWVGRNNYQNEIMTFRIAGDYDLWFHTQEIPGSHVLLRLEPGAVPDDLDLQAAANLAAYYSQARQSDRVPVIFTEPKYVFKPKGAKPGMVVYKQERVIWGQPSRC